In the genome of Botrytis cinerea B05.10 chromosome 5, complete sequence, one region contains:
- the Bceaf1 gene encoding Bceaf1, whose translation MSEVGAPIRNRLLRSKQDEASRINSSRKRKLRELFAVCDNEGPIPVILGIDSNAPPTNSAEAQFLEACDILQDRPFNESNLPARRQLRSDSLKQKSAIRQTGKDLLVKDASHKIEHYFKSDGAIPRKSRGTPPIENSNEGRNIERNGDDVRATAAATGVSIRRSPSKSLQTNSPTESSADIISSVEEAPEIASHLTNAAQSQQQQHDLSSRNFEVDRIKTVVESPPGSPGVNPREAVPPSAEDVANLQEPVIFGANDENHHAATAHLPPKEVQEARIEEMEKAREHTGDRGRHSITNSLRIAVDLPSSPSSTIDAHSTTTPARHDVSADTSPENDNSRYEEAKNPDNDVDLKPSTEPKSNREDIAQEDEHNSRHKTQNELSSTEALGSNSMSADAQLRMEDQAAAGSKIAAVTEIADSEASSSQGAEDLKLLAQQDRNSEKKIAVERAGDGANASLADETVRSEKVRPTPKANEVPDSEGEGQTPVDAMDLDVASVKDSSESQTTLESGPITNAKEPTSVLEETPMQMPSDAKTPPSAMSTPTTRKASSSTPVPVQAPIERMTTRVASGAIRHKSVSEILGETPAPNTSPTSARSPVSKLDTESAVNSPSRGSTPGSTRSLLQKSKEKNQSRLSTVVFAKKPTPGPRVNDITLVPRGANSHAAHAASPYDDYFACLYLNSHNTQKTGYPPLDGLLQTAHKTITTSNAFVPITENQTTRILKRIYGLQNTSKWSLRQPKRSEEPIRPTTHWDVLLQEAKWMRTDFREERKWKMAVAKNLAYACAEWFEASVEERKILQVNATRPALVLAETSKDVEMDDETSKSLSHPTPELIASAEFDSPMDDVDDELRLSLIDTVSPTAIFGLQDDDVVFGLSRSPATDKLLEELPLYGAPLSVPCNDLPTSEVDPDRFWRRPAVGISKYVEGRMELKFQGPSRKRSRFEYEEDSEDEDAEIDESRREKSLLPPEQTNIGLFDPANKHIRDRIHAGHQFRPPSEFPMPVQSFFENRSCSQWTCSEDDELKRHVREYAYNWSLISNMLSSRSLFSSGAERRTPWECFERWIALEGLPAEMQKTAYFKAYNNRMEAAQRNLQIMAAEAARQPIVNGQPVPPRKRTTTTQRVEKRRNQKHLSLIDAMRRLAKKRENSAQKQQLTAAQAAARKPAEPTQTWTPIKTPQEFSRLKHDREEQYKKSMAAFQLRQEQVRREAQARQRNAIQQQQAHPNGLPQRGPALPNGLVPPIGQPNGNGHLAVPGQNRPRPLPPHMAGVGPMPNNLRIPQAMSNGVPQAQMQGGLPLNPALTPELADGARRAALQQRQQQHMQSMAQQQNSPHPGQAQNSPPRMNGMPAQPGFMPNNMNSYNSNHINGMAGSPGISAPSPAQAGSPRLDLPPSGLPNGGLPPNVPFSEIAQNQRGLVQPPSGIATSAMNAAAGNNNIGMNGQGGQRPPPIGIENASPQMYAQMLSNHHQQRLITQQAQQQAAQQQQQHSQAIVNQNRGQGNGNGAQQNGVK comes from the exons ATGAGCGAGGTTGGAGCGCCCATTCGCAATCGCCTTTTACGATCAAAACAAGATGAAGCAAG TCGAATTAATTCATCGAGAAAGAGGAAACTTCGCGAGTTGTTCGCAGTTTGCGACAATGAGGGCCCTATACCTGTAATCCTTGGGATAGACTCTAATGCTCCACCAACCAATTCCGCAGAGGCACAATTTCTCGAGGCTTGTGATATCTTACA AGATCGACCCTTCAATGAATCAAATCTACCCGCCCGACGACAACTTCGATCCGATTCCTTGAAACAAAAATCAGCAATTCGCCAAACAGGCAAGGACCTTTTGGTAAAAGATGCGTCTCATAAAATAGAacattatttcaaaagcgaTGGTGCAATACCACGAAAGAGCCGTGGCACTCCTCCAATTGAGAACAGTAACGAAGGACGAAATATCgagagaaatggagatgaCGTTAGggcaacagcagcagcgaCTGGCGTTTCTATACGCAGATCGCCCTCGAAGAGCTTGCAGACAAATTCACCGACCGAGTCTTCTGCAGACATTATTTCTTCCGTGGAGGAGGCACCTGAAATAGCTAGTCATCTTACGAATGCGGCGCAAAgtcaacagcaacagcatgATTTGTCCAGTAGAAATTTCGAAGTCGATCGTATCAAGACAGTAGTGGAAAGCCCTCCTGGAAGCCCTGGAGTGAATCCAAGGGAAGCCGTACCTCCATCTGCCGAAGACGTTGCGAACCTGCAAGAGCCAGTTATCTTTGGCGCGAATGATGAGAATCATCATGCTGCAACTGCTCATTTACCACCGAAAGAGGTTCAAGAAGCCCGAAtagaggagatggagaaggcaCGCGAGCACACAGGGGATAGAGGTAGACATTCAATCACGAATTCACTTAGGATTGCCGTGGATTTACCTTCCTCTCCAAGTTCAACAATCGATGCACATTCAACCACAACCCCTGCCCGGCACGATGTTTCTGCAGATACAAGCCCTGAGAATGATAATTCTCGCTACGAAGAGGCTAAAAACCCAGATAATGACGTCGATCTCAAGCCTTCAACAGAGCCAAAGTCGAATCGCGAGGACATTGCTCAGGAAGATGAACACAACAGCAGACACAAGACTCAAAATGAACTCTCTAGTACTGAGGCACTGGGTAGTAATTCAATGTCAGCTGATGCTCAACTTCGTATGGAAGACCAAGCCGCTGCCGGCTCCAAAATTGCTGCGGTTACTGAGATAGCAGATTCTGAAGCTTCGAGTTCGCAGGGTGCTGAAGATCTTAAACTACTGGCACAGCAGGACAGAAATTCGGAGAAAAAAATCGCTGTGGAAAGAGCCGGCGACGGGGCAAATGCTTCGCTGGCAGATGAAACAGTGCGAAGCGAAAAGGTTCGTCCGACCCCCAAAGCAAACGAAGTACCAGATTCGGAGGGTGAGGGACAAACTCCAGTCGACGCTATGGACTTGGATGTCGCTAGTGTCAAGGATTCATCTGAAAGTCAAACTACGTTAGAAAGTGGTCCTATCACAAATGCAAAAGAGCCAACCTCCGTTCTTGAAGAGACCCCAATGCAGATGCCCTCTGATGCTAAGACGCCACCATCTGCGATGTCTACTCCTACAACGCGCAAAGCATCATCGTCAACGCCCGTTCCAGTTCAAGCGCCAATTGAGCGTATGACGACAAGAGTCGCTTCAGGGGCAATCAGACATAAGTCTGTATCTGAGATCCTAGGCGAAACACCGGCGCCGAACACCTCTCCTACTTCTGCGAGAAGTCCTGTTAGCAAGCTAGATACTGAATCGGCTGTTAACTCCCCTTCAAGAGGAAGTACGCCAGGTTCTACTCGTAGTCTGCTCCAAAAATCAAAGGAGAAGAATCAAAGTAGACTTTCAACGGTCGTGTTTGCTAAGAAGCCTACTCCCGGTCCCAGAGTCAACGATATCACTTTGGTGCCTAGGGGTGCTAATTCACATGCAGCACATGCAGCATCTCCTTATGACGATTACTTCGCGTGTTTGTATCTCAATAGCCACAACACACAAAAAACAGGCTATCCGCCATTGGACGGACTACTACAAACCGCTCACAAAACTATCACGACCTCAAATGCTTTTGTGCCCATAACTGAGAATCAAACTACAAGGATTCTGAAGCGCATATATGGGCTCCAGAACACTTCCAAATGGTCTCTACGCCAGCCTAAGCGATCCGAAGAACCCATTCGGCCAACTACGCATTGGGACGTCCTTCTTCAAGAAGCGAAATGGATGCGAACAGATTTTCGTGAAGAACGAAAGTGGAAAATGGCAGTGGCTAAGAACCTAGCATATGCTTGTGCCGAGTGGTTCGAAGCTAGCGTCGAGGAACGAAAAATCCTACAAGTAAATGCTACTCGCCCAGCATTAGTCCTGGCTGAAACCTCGAAGGATGTTGAAATGGATGATGAGACTAGTAAATCTCTTTCGCACCCCACTCCCGAACTGATCGCCTCTGCAGAATTTGATTCTCCAATGGACGATGTCGATGATGAACTTCGCCTTAGTCTTATAGATACTGTCAGCCCTACTGCGATCTTCGGCCTTcaggatgatgatgttgtttttggattGAGTAGATCTCCTGCAACCGATAAACTGTTAGAGGAATTGCCCTTATATGGTGCGCCACTCAGTGTTCCTTGCAATGACTTGCCTACCTCTGAAGTTGACCCTGATCGCTTCTGGAGACGACCCGCGGTCGGTATCAGTAAGTACGTAGAAGGCagaatggaattgaagtttcAGGGCCCCTCGCGGAAGAGGAGCCGATTTGAGTATGAAGAAGAcagtgaagatgaagatgccGAAATAGATGAATCTAGGCGTGAGAAGTCTCTTTTACCGCCTGAACAAACCAACATTGGTTTATTTGACCCCGCCAACAAGCATATCCGCGACCGTATTCATGCTGGACATCAATTTCGGCCACCTTCAGAATTTCCTATGCCAGTGCAAAGTTTCTTCGAGAATCGCTCATGTTCACAGTGGACTTGTTCCGAGGACGACGAGTTAAAGAGACACGTACGAGAGTATGCTTACAATTGGTCGCTTATTTCGAATATGTTATCAAGCCGATCGCTATTTTCATCAGGCGCTGAGAGACGTACGCCTTGGGAATGTTTTGAACGATGGATAGCTTTAGAAGGCTTACCTGCAGAAATGCAAAAAACCGCATACTTCAAGGCCTATAACAACAGAATGGAGGCAGCCCAGCGTAATCTTCAGATTATGGCTGCTGAAGCTGCCCGGCAACCCATCGTGAATGGTCAACCAGTCCCACCTCGAAAGCGAACTACGACCACCCAACGTGTGGAGAAACGGAGGAATCAAAAACATTTAAGCTTAATTGATGCCATGAGAAGATTAGCGAAAAAACGCGAGAACTCTGCTCAAAAGCAGCAGTTGACTGCTGCACAGGCTGCAGCAAGAAAGCCAGCCGAACCAACTCAAACATGGACACCTATCAAGACCCCTCAAGAGTTTAGTCGTTTGAAACATGACCGAGAGGAGCAATACAAGAAAAGCATGGCTGCCTTCCAGCTACGGCAGGAGCAAGTTAGAAGA GAAGCACAAGCTCGCCAAAGAAATGCAATTCAGCAGCAACAAGCTCACCCCAATGGCTTGCCACAACGTGGTCCAGCTCTTCCGAACGGTCTCGTTCCCCCGATTGGACAACCTAACGGAAACGGCCATCTCGCTGTTCCTGGACAGAATAGACCTCGTCCGTTGCCCCCTCACATGGCTGGAGTTGGGCCGATGCCCAACAATCTTCGGATTCCGCAAGCAATGTCCAATGGTGTTCCGCAAGCTCAAATGCAGGGAGGGTTACCATTGAATCCTGCCTTAACACCTGAGCTTGCAGATGGCGCTCGTCGTGCTGCTCTGCAACAaagacaacaacaacatatGCAGAGCATGGCGCAGCAGCAGAATAGCCCACATCCAGGACAGGCACAGAACTCCCCTCCACGAATGAATGGCATGCCTGCGCAGCCTGGATTCATGCCCAATAATATGAATTCTTACAATAGCAACCATATCAATGGTATGGCTGGTTCTCCTGGTATATCAGCGCCTTCTCCAGCTCAAGCAGGCTCTCCTCGGCTAGACCTGCCTCCTTCCGGACTTCCTAATGGTGGCCTGCCTCCAAATGTTCCGTTCAGTGAAATAGCACAAAAC CAGCGAGGCTTGGTCCAACCTCCAAGCGGCATAGCAACCAGTGCTATGAACGCAGCGGCCGGCAACAACAACATTGGAATGAATGGTCAAGGAGGACAGCGACCACCGCCAATCGGCATCGAGAATGCTAGTCCGCAGATGTATGCTCAAATGTTGAgtaatcatcatcagcaGAGACTAATTACTCAGCAGGCACAACAGCAGGCAGcacaacagcagcaacagcACTCGCAAGCCATCGTGAACCAAAATCGAGGGCAAGGGAATGGCAATGGGGCGCAACAAAATGGGGTAAAATGA
- the Bceaf1 gene encoding Bceaf1, which yields MSEVGAPIRNRLLRSKQDEASRINSSRKRKLRELFAVCDNEGPIPVILGIDSNAPPTNSAEAQFLEACDILQDRPFNESNLPARRQLRSDSLKQKSAIRQTGKDLLVKDASHKIEHYFKSDGAIPRKSRGTPPIENSNEGRNIERNGDDVRATAAATGVSIRRSPSKSLQTNSPTESSADIISSVEEAPEIASHLTNAAQSQQQQHDLSSRNFEVDRIKTVVESPPGSPGVNPREAVPPSAEDVANLQEPVIFGANDENHHAATAHLPPKEVQEARIEEMEKAREHTGDRGRHSITNSLRIAVDLPSSPSSTIDAHSTTTPARHDVSADTSPENDNSRYEEAKNPDNDVDLKPSTEPKSNREDIAQEDEHNSRHKTQNELSSTEALGSNSMSADAQLRMEDQAAAGSKIAAVTEIADSEASSSQGAEDLKLLAQQDRNSEKKIAVERAGDGANASLADETVRSEKVRPTPKANEVPDSEGEGQTPVDAMDLDVASVKDSSESQTTLESGPITNAKEPTSVLEETPMQMPSDAKTPPSAMSTPTTRKASSSTPVPVQAPIERMTTRVASGAIRHKSVSEILGETPAPNTSPTSARSPVSKLDTESAVNSPSRGSTPGSTRSLLQKSKEKNQSRLSTVVFAKKPTPGPRVNDITLVPRGANSHAAHAASPYDDYFACLYLNSHNTQKTGYPPLDGLLQTAHKTITTSNAFVPITENQTTRILKRIYGLQNTSKWSLRQPKRSEEPIRPTTHWDVLLQEAKWMRTDFREERKWKMAVAKNLAYACAEWFEASVEERKILQVNATRPALVLAETSKDVEMDDETSKSLSHPTPELIASAEFDSPMDDVDDELRLSLIDTVSPTAIFGLQDDDVVFGLSRSPATDKLLEELPLYGAPLSVPCNDLPTSEVDPDRFWRRPAVGISKYVEGRMELKFQGPSRKRSRFEYEEDSEDEDAEIDESRREKSLLPPEQTNIGLFDPANKHIRDRIHAGHQFRPPSEFPMPVQSFFENRSCSQWTCSEDDELKRHVREYAYNWSLISNMLSSRSLFSSGAERRTPWECFERWIALEGLPAEMQKTAYFKAYNNRMEAAQRNLQIMAAEAARQPIVNGQPVPPRKRTTTTQRVEKRRNQKHLSLIDAMRRLAKKRENSAQKQQLTAAQAAARKPAEPTQTWTPIKTPQEFSRLKHDREEQYKKSMAAFQLRQEQVRREAQARQRNAIQQQQAHPNGLPQRGPALPNGLVPPIGQPNGNGHLAVPGQNRPRPLPPHMAGVGPMPNNLRIPQAMSNGVPQAQMQGGLPLNPALTPELADGARRAALQQRQQQHMQSMAQQQNSPHPGQAQNSPPRMNGMPAQPGFMPNNMNSYNSNHINGMAGSPGISAPSPAQAGSPRLDLPPSGLPNGGLPPNVPFSEIAQNVKKANPNASPNEIHKLVGENIAAYANNRHLQQRGLVQPPSGIATSAMNAAAGNNNIGMNGQGGQRPPPIGIENASPQMYAQMLSNHHQQRLITQQAQQQAAQQQQQHSQAIVNQNRGQGNGNGAQQNGVK from the exons ATGAGCGAGGTTGGAGCGCCCATTCGCAATCGCCTTTTACGATCAAAACAAGATGAAGCAAG TCGAATTAATTCATCGAGAAAGAGGAAACTTCGCGAGTTGTTCGCAGTTTGCGACAATGAGGGCCCTATACCTGTAATCCTTGGGATAGACTCTAATGCTCCACCAACCAATTCCGCAGAGGCACAATTTCTCGAGGCTTGTGATATCTTACA AGATCGACCCTTCAATGAATCAAATCTACCCGCCCGACGACAACTTCGATCCGATTCCTTGAAACAAAAATCAGCAATTCGCCAAACAGGCAAGGACCTTTTGGTAAAAGATGCGTCTCATAAAATAGAacattatttcaaaagcgaTGGTGCAATACCACGAAAGAGCCGTGGCACTCCTCCAATTGAGAACAGTAACGAAGGACGAAATATCgagagaaatggagatgaCGTTAGggcaacagcagcagcgaCTGGCGTTTCTATACGCAGATCGCCCTCGAAGAGCTTGCAGACAAATTCACCGACCGAGTCTTCTGCAGACATTATTTCTTCCGTGGAGGAGGCACCTGAAATAGCTAGTCATCTTACGAATGCGGCGCAAAgtcaacagcaacagcatgATTTGTCCAGTAGAAATTTCGAAGTCGATCGTATCAAGACAGTAGTGGAAAGCCCTCCTGGAAGCCCTGGAGTGAATCCAAGGGAAGCCGTACCTCCATCTGCCGAAGACGTTGCGAACCTGCAAGAGCCAGTTATCTTTGGCGCGAATGATGAGAATCATCATGCTGCAACTGCTCATTTACCACCGAAAGAGGTTCAAGAAGCCCGAAtagaggagatggagaaggcaCGCGAGCACACAGGGGATAGAGGTAGACATTCAATCACGAATTCACTTAGGATTGCCGTGGATTTACCTTCCTCTCCAAGTTCAACAATCGATGCACATTCAACCACAACCCCTGCCCGGCACGATGTTTCTGCAGATACAAGCCCTGAGAATGATAATTCTCGCTACGAAGAGGCTAAAAACCCAGATAATGACGTCGATCTCAAGCCTTCAACAGAGCCAAAGTCGAATCGCGAGGACATTGCTCAGGAAGATGAACACAACAGCAGACACAAGACTCAAAATGAACTCTCTAGTACTGAGGCACTGGGTAGTAATTCAATGTCAGCTGATGCTCAACTTCGTATGGAAGACCAAGCCGCTGCCGGCTCCAAAATTGCTGCGGTTACTGAGATAGCAGATTCTGAAGCTTCGAGTTCGCAGGGTGCTGAAGATCTTAAACTACTGGCACAGCAGGACAGAAATTCGGAGAAAAAAATCGCTGTGGAAAGAGCCGGCGACGGGGCAAATGCTTCGCTGGCAGATGAAACAGTGCGAAGCGAAAAGGTTCGTCCGACCCCCAAAGCAAACGAAGTACCAGATTCGGAGGGTGAGGGACAAACTCCAGTCGACGCTATGGACTTGGATGTCGCTAGTGTCAAGGATTCATCTGAAAGTCAAACTACGTTAGAAAGTGGTCCTATCACAAATGCAAAAGAGCCAACCTCCGTTCTTGAAGAGACCCCAATGCAGATGCCCTCTGATGCTAAGACGCCACCATCTGCGATGTCTACTCCTACAACGCGCAAAGCATCATCGTCAACGCCCGTTCCAGTTCAAGCGCCAATTGAGCGTATGACGACAAGAGTCGCTTCAGGGGCAATCAGACATAAGTCTGTATCTGAGATCCTAGGCGAAACACCGGCGCCGAACACCTCTCCTACTTCTGCGAGAAGTCCTGTTAGCAAGCTAGATACTGAATCGGCTGTTAACTCCCCTTCAAGAGGAAGTACGCCAGGTTCTACTCGTAGTCTGCTCCAAAAATCAAAGGAGAAGAATCAAAGTAGACTTTCAACGGTCGTGTTTGCTAAGAAGCCTACTCCCGGTCCCAGAGTCAACGATATCACTTTGGTGCCTAGGGGTGCTAATTCACATGCAGCACATGCAGCATCTCCTTATGACGATTACTTCGCGTGTTTGTATCTCAATAGCCACAACACACAAAAAACAGGCTATCCGCCATTGGACGGACTACTACAAACCGCTCACAAAACTATCACGACCTCAAATGCTTTTGTGCCCATAACTGAGAATCAAACTACAAGGATTCTGAAGCGCATATATGGGCTCCAGAACACTTCCAAATGGTCTCTACGCCAGCCTAAGCGATCCGAAGAACCCATTCGGCCAACTACGCATTGGGACGTCCTTCTTCAAGAAGCGAAATGGATGCGAACAGATTTTCGTGAAGAACGAAAGTGGAAAATGGCAGTGGCTAAGAACCTAGCATATGCTTGTGCCGAGTGGTTCGAAGCTAGCGTCGAGGAACGAAAAATCCTACAAGTAAATGCTACTCGCCCAGCATTAGTCCTGGCTGAAACCTCGAAGGATGTTGAAATGGATGATGAGACTAGTAAATCTCTTTCGCACCCCACTCCCGAACTGATCGCCTCTGCAGAATTTGATTCTCCAATGGACGATGTCGATGATGAACTTCGCCTTAGTCTTATAGATACTGTCAGCCCTACTGCGATCTTCGGCCTTcaggatgatgatgttgtttttggattGAGTAGATCTCCTGCAACCGATAAACTGTTAGAGGAATTGCCCTTATATGGTGCGCCACTCAGTGTTCCTTGCAATGACTTGCCTACCTCTGAAGTTGACCCTGATCGCTTCTGGAGACGACCCGCGGTCGGTATCAGTAAGTACGTAGAAGGCagaatggaattgaagtttcAGGGCCCCTCGCGGAAGAGGAGCCGATTTGAGTATGAAGAAGAcagtgaagatgaagatgccGAAATAGATGAATCTAGGCGTGAGAAGTCTCTTTTACCGCCTGAACAAACCAACATTGGTTTATTTGACCCCGCCAACAAGCATATCCGCGACCGTATTCATGCTGGACATCAATTTCGGCCACCTTCAGAATTTCCTATGCCAGTGCAAAGTTTCTTCGAGAATCGCTCATGTTCACAGTGGACTTGTTCCGAGGACGACGAGTTAAAGAGACACGTACGAGAGTATGCTTACAATTGGTCGCTTATTTCGAATATGTTATCAAGCCGATCGCTATTTTCATCAGGCGCTGAGAGACGTACGCCTTGGGAATGTTTTGAACGATGGATAGCTTTAGAAGGCTTACCTGCAGAAATGCAAAAAACCGCATACTTCAAGGCCTATAACAACAGAATGGAGGCAGCCCAGCGTAATCTTCAGATTATGGCTGCTGAAGCTGCCCGGCAACCCATCGTGAATGGTCAACCAGTCCCACCTCGAAAGCGAACTACGACCACCCAACGTGTGGAGAAACGGAGGAATCAAAAACATTTAAGCTTAATTGATGCCATGAGAAGATTAGCGAAAAAACGCGAGAACTCTGCTCAAAAGCAGCAGTTGACTGCTGCACAGGCTGCAGCAAGAAAGCCAGCCGAACCAACTCAAACATGGACACCTATCAAGACCCCTCAAGAGTTTAGTCGTTTGAAACATGACCGAGAGGAGCAATACAAGAAAAGCATGGCTGCCTTCCAGCTACGGCAGGAGCAAGTTAGAAGA GAAGCACAAGCTCGCCAAAGAAATGCAATTCAGCAGCAACAAGCTCACCCCAATGGCTTGCCACAACGTGGTCCAGCTCTTCCGAACGGTCTCGTTCCCCCGATTGGACAACCTAACGGAAACGGCCATCTCGCTGTTCCTGGACAGAATAGACCTCGTCCGTTGCCCCCTCACATGGCTGGAGTTGGGCCGATGCCCAACAATCTTCGGATTCCGCAAGCAATGTCCAATGGTGTTCCGCAAGCTCAAATGCAGGGAGGGTTACCATTGAATCCTGCCTTAACACCTGAGCTTGCAGATGGCGCTCGTCGTGCTGCTCTGCAACAaagacaacaacaacatatGCAGAGCATGGCGCAGCAGCAGAATAGCCCACATCCAGGACAGGCACAGAACTCCCCTCCACGAATGAATGGCATGCCTGCGCAGCCTGGATTCATGCCCAATAATATGAATTCTTACAATAGCAACCATATCAATGGTATGGCTGGTTCTCCTGGTATATCAGCGCCTTCTCCAGCTCAAGCAGGCTCTCCTCGGCTAGACCTGCCTCCTTCCGGACTTCCTAATGGTGGCCTGCCTCCAAATGTTCCGTTCAGTGAAATAGCACAAAACGTAAAAAAAGCCAATCCCAATGCGTCTCCAAACGAAATCCACAAGTTGGTGGGTGAAAATATAGCTGCATATGCTAACAACAGGCATTTGCAGCAGCGAGGCTTGGTCCAACCTCCAAGCGGCATAGCAACCAGTGCTATGAACGCAGCGGCCGGCAACAACAACATTGGAATGAATGGTCAAGGAGGACAGCGACCACCGCCAATCGGCATCGAGAATGCTAGTCCGCAGATGTATGCTCAAATGTTGAgtaatcatcatcagcaGAGACTAATTACTCAGCAGGCACAACAGCAGGCAGcacaacagcagcaacagcACTCGCAAGCCATCGTGAACCAAAATCGAGGGCAAGGGAATGGCAATGGGGCGCAACAAAATGGGGTAAAATGA